A portion of the Leptospira licerasiae serovar Varillal str. VAR 010 genome contains these proteins:
- a CDS encoding DUF2797 domain-containing protein yields the protein MKEISSGFLRMMDHEGIDPVEYIWVVASYPSSESGKQEAKLVPANFKIASLVGKRIKLEFTGKIRCVNCGKITSKSFNQGSCFQCFQTLAENDLCILRPETCHFHLGTCREPEWGEGYCFQKHTVYLANTSGLKVGITREKPVSNRWVDQGAQEAIPLLEVSSRRDAGLIEKQFTTVIDDKTKWQKMVTEDSVPFDLVSKKKELLEVLDSWDLGVPYTESDEQKITKLSYPISEYPKKSKSFSPDKEKEIDSKLLGIKGQYLLFEDVVINIRAYGGYEIRLYSE from the coding sequence ATGAAAGAAATCTCTTCCGGATTTTTAAGAATGATGGACCACGAAGGTATCGACCCGGTAGAATATATCTGGGTAGTCGCTTCGTATCCTTCTTCCGAATCCGGAAAACAAGAGGCCAAACTTGTCCCTGCAAATTTTAAAATTGCAAGTCTTGTCGGTAAAAGAATAAAACTGGAATTTACCGGAAAGATACGTTGCGTAAACTGCGGAAAAATAACTAGCAAAAGTTTCAACCAAGGAAGTTGTTTCCAATGCTTCCAAACATTGGCGGAAAATGATCTATGTATTCTTAGACCTGAAACCTGCCATTTCCATTTAGGAACATGTAGGGAACCCGAATGGGGAGAAGGTTACTGCTTCCAAAAACATACGGTGTATCTTGCAAACACCAGCGGATTAAAAGTGGGTATCACTCGCGAAAAACCTGTCTCCAATCGTTGGGTGGACCAAGGAGCACAGGAAGCGATCCCGTTATTGGAAGTTTCTTCCAGAAGGGATGCCGGTCTTATCGAAAAACAATTTACTACTGTTATAGATGATAAAACGAAATGGCAGAAAATGGTGACGGAAGATTCTGTACCTTTCGATCTGGTTTCTAAAAAGAAAGAATTATTAGAAGTTTTGGATTCTTGGGATTTGGGTGTTCCTTATACTGAATCTGATGAACAGAAAATTACAAAATTGAGTTATCCTATTTCGGAATATCCGAAAAAATCAAAGTCTTTCTCCCCGGATAAGGAGAAGGAAATAGATTCAAAATTATTAGGCATCAAAGGGCAGTATCTTTTGTTCGAAGATGTGGTCATCAATATCCGCGCCTATGGCGGTTACGAAATCCGTTTGTATTCGGAGTGA
- a CDS encoding LIC_11883 family protein: MKIRFVVISLLLLSFSIFAENETGEWREYGLKEVLGRLKFYAFAKIAQSVRTGASFDQEMYVKETPCGQNFPRLEGNFQCALLKVSTLEDKLAESSSEPTTPNAATANNGLVPNNTIPPIPVKAKWYEGRTLAGKGVLSLPGKEGQSDLKLFYHTDGKLSHYSYEDKIVVFDWKGQELSTILTVKVDGKLRPLGGKEYFFR, encoded by the coding sequence ATGAAAATCAGATTCGTCGTTATATCGTTACTTTTACTTTCCTTCTCTATTTTTGCGGAAAACGAAACTGGAGAATGGAGGGAATACGGATTGAAAGAAGTTTTAGGGCGCTTGAAATTTTACGCGTTCGCTAAGATCGCGCAGAGCGTTCGTACTGGGGCTTCTTTCGACCAAGAAATGTATGTAAAAGAAACTCCATGTGGCCAAAACTTTCCTAGGTTAGAGGGAAATTTTCAATGTGCATTGCTTAAAGTTTCTACCTTGGAAGATAAATTAGCGGAAAGTAGTTCTGAACCTACAACTCCTAACGCAGCAACCGCTAACAACGGTTTGGTCCCGAATAATACCATACCTCCTATTCCTGTAAAAGCGAAATGGTATGAGGGAAGGACACTTGCCGGAAAAGGAGTACTTTCTTTGCCGGGAAAAGAAGGGCAGAGTGATTTGAAATTATTTTATCATACTGACGGAAAGCTCAGTCATTATTCCTACGAGGATAAAATTGTGGTTTTTGACTGGAAAGGCCAAGAACTAAGCACTATCCTAACGGTAAAAGTGGACGGTAAGTTGCGACCACTCGGTGGTAAGGAATATTTTTTCCGATGA
- a CDS encoding exo-beta-N-acetylmuramidase NamZ family protein, giving the protein MRFKERNKKILTLLIFFLTISSGSCVEASSRSHISKSKIIPAEVSFYEQVLPSLSGKSVVLVTNPSGIGRHPEKILKEFKDKKVKIKHLIGLEHGFLGLEEDFSKSPVTMDETFQLPIYHIYKVKNSEIPAILKGADAVVFDVVDMGMRCYTYLSVLKRLMDNLPDPNTKFILLDHPNPALYLGARGEGIQKKFLNFAGEFPSLFFTGMTLGEAAAFYNGEYLGGKVKLDIISPENFKRGFDWEREGIPWSTPSPNLPMLDSARNYLGLVLLEGVNVSVGRGTQAPFVYFGAPWMNEPEDIIPELNEDSKGDYYYQSVFFKPVFGPFKGEICRGLRLTVVNRKYDPIRMAYNLTSIMKKKYKDFKWRQYADGSHNIDFLWGTEKFRESVDAGLTYEQFKATYAESESSTNRLIQKYLIY; this is encoded by the coding sequence ATGCGGTTCAAAGAAAGAAACAAAAAAATCCTAACTTTACTCATTTTTTTTCTGACAATTTCCTCAGGCTCCTGTGTAGAAGCGTCATCCAGAAGTCATATTTCTAAATCCAAAATTATTCCAGCCGAAGTTTCCTTTTACGAACAAGTGCTTCCTAGTCTTTCCGGTAAATCCGTTGTGCTTGTTACAAATCCATCCGGTATAGGAAGACATCCAGAGAAGATCTTAAAAGAATTTAAGGATAAAAAAGTTAAGATCAAACATTTGATCGGACTCGAACATGGATTTTTAGGATTGGAAGAAGATTTTAGCAAGTCTCCGGTCACAATGGATGAGACTTTCCAACTTCCTATCTATCATATTTATAAGGTTAAAAACTCGGAGATCCCTGCGATCCTAAAAGGTGCAGATGCAGTTGTGTTCGACGTGGTCGATATGGGAATGCGTTGTTATACTTACTTAAGCGTTCTCAAACGTTTGATGGATAATTTGCCTGATCCTAATACTAAGTTTATTCTTTTAGATCATCCAAACCCGGCATTGTATCTGGGCGCAAGGGGAGAAGGTATACAAAAGAAATTTCTAAACTTTGCAGGAGAATTTCCTTCCTTATTTTTCACAGGTATGACTTTGGGAGAAGCTGCTGCATTCTATAATGGAGAATATCTGGGCGGAAAAGTGAAATTGGATATTATCTCACCGGAAAACTTTAAAAGAGGATTTGATTGGGAAAGAGAAGGAATTCCTTGGTCTACACCTTCTCCCAATCTTCCAATGTTAGATTCTGCAAGGAATTATCTAGGTTTAGTATTATTAGAAGGAGTGAATGTTTCCGTAGGAAGGGGAACACAGGCTCCATTCGTATATTTTGGCGCTCCTTGGATGAACGAACCGGAAGATATTATCCCAGAATTGAACGAAGACAGCAAAGGCGATTATTATTATCAAAGTGTATTTTTTAAGCCGGTTTTCGGACCGTTTAAAGGAGAGATCTGCAGAGGACTTCGTTTGACTGTAGTAAATCGTAAATACGATCCGATCAGAATGGCGTATAACCTTACTTCTATTATGAAAAAGAAATATAAGGATTTTAAATGGAGACAATACGCTGACGGGTCCCATAATATAGATTTTCTTTGGGGAACGGAAAAATTCAGAGAGTCAGTCGACGCAGGTCTTACTTACGAACAATTTAAGGCTACTTATGCTGAATCTGAATCTTCTACAAATAGATTGATCCAAAAATATCTGATCTACTAA
- a CDS encoding lipoprotein LipL46 gives MAKLPILRITALTLILGFAFACATGDGSRRKKKEEFTREGNTITVIGEAPIYNGDIANAKQRAIKDAKVNAVRKVVGEEISNKSQASDGESLGSSLLSKTDAFVKSYDIVAEDQGKIDTQPILKLTVRCTIEESKLSTAVEGLLADVGNPRIVVLVPSKVGGAPVAPLSNGNIAEAEIIKGLKKAGNKIVDPGQASKTVKPSGLNADAVNSLDAGAAILIQAQSSGAEVLVVGSVETEDQAPVTAIGGKTLDRPLFNTAATGPYKVILLWGDGKVVASGNADARGADITQKVSREKALAGWAEDVTKKVNKQLKEEWFNLTENNTIILKFTGLDADESTKFKDDLAELTAAKDINVRTSNTSGSEWEVTYPGKDALFMDELVYKKDRGFTFLATKKMNVKSAARGVVTLEFTPNK, from the coding sequence ATGGCAAAGCTGCCCATCCTGCGGATTACCGCTCTCACACTGATTTTAGGTTTCGCTTTTGCATGCGCAACGGGTGACGGATCCCGACGCAAGAAAAAAGAAGAATTCACTAGAGAAGGAAATACCATCACCGTGATCGGAGAGGCTCCGATCTATAACGGAGATATAGCAAACGCAAAACAAAGAGCGATCAAAGACGCAAAAGTTAATGCGGTACGTAAAGTAGTTGGCGAAGAAATTTCCAACAAAAGCCAAGCTTCCGACGGAGAAAGTTTAGGCTCTAGTCTACTTTCCAAAACGGATGCATTCGTAAAATCTTACGATATAGTTGCAGAAGACCAAGGCAAGATAGACACTCAACCAATCTTAAAACTTACAGTTCGTTGTACTATCGAAGAATCTAAACTTTCCACTGCGGTAGAAGGTTTACTCGCCGATGTAGGAAATCCAAGGATCGTAGTTTTAGTTCCTTCTAAAGTAGGAGGAGCTCCCGTTGCTCCTTTAAGCAATGGCAATATTGCAGAAGCAGAGATTATCAAAGGACTTAAAAAAGCAGGAAACAAGATCGTTGATCCTGGACAAGCTTCTAAAACAGTGAAACCATCCGGCTTGAATGCTGATGCGGTTAACTCTTTAGATGCTGGAGCTGCTATTTTGATCCAAGCTCAATCTTCCGGTGCGGAAGTTCTGGTAGTGGGATCGGTTGAGACCGAAGACCAAGCGCCTGTAACTGCAATCGGCGGAAAAACTTTAGATAGACCTCTATTCAATACTGCTGCTACCGGACCTTATAAAGTGATCCTACTTTGGGGAGACGGTAAAGTGGTAGCATCCGGAAACGCAGACGCTCGTGGAGCGGATATCACTCAAAAAGTTTCCAGAGAAAAAGCGCTTGCTGGTTGGGCAGAAGACGTAACCAAAAAGGTAAACAAACAATTGAAAGAAGAATGGTTCAATCTCACCGAGAACAATACCATCATTCTAAAGTTTACCGGACTGGATGCGGACGAATCCACTAAATTCAAAGATGATCTAGCAGAATTGACTGCAGCAAAAGACATCAATGTTAGAACTAGCAATACAAGCGGTTCCGAGTGGGAAGTTACCTATCCAGGAAAAGACGCACTCTTTATGGACGAATTAGTCTATAAAAAAGATAGAGGATTTACTTTCTTAGCTACTAAGAAAATGAACGTTAAGTCCGCTGCAAGAGGTGTGGTTACTCTGGAGTTTACCCCGAATAAATAG
- a CDS encoding SRPBCC family protein — protein sequence MKDLSVNKTYGTFTSEAEVRFQRLLPGPIETVWEYLTDSEKRGTWLAKGTMELKVGGKVELNFLHSSLSDEKTYPDRFKQMENGISGVETITAIDAPRFLSFTWHPDSEVSFELEERGEDVLLTLRHYKLTDEFGKLMVSSGWHTHLDILVSKLYKESVPKFWQTFTQHEITYGEKLKSIAKK from the coding sequence ATGAAAGATCTATCTGTAAACAAAACGTATGGGACCTTCACTTCGGAGGCGGAAGTTCGTTTCCAAAGATTATTGCCCGGGCCGATCGAAACTGTTTGGGAATATCTGACCGATTCTGAAAAGCGCGGCACCTGGCTAGCTAAAGGAACTATGGAGTTAAAGGTGGGAGGGAAAGTTGAATTAAACTTTTTGCATTCTTCTCTTTCCGATGAAAAAACGTATCCGGATCGATTCAAGCAGATGGAAAACGGGATCAGTGGAGTGGAAACGATCACTGCAATTGACGCTCCTCGTTTTTTAAGTTTTACTTGGCATCCTGATTCGGAAGTTAGTTTCGAATTGGAGGAGAGGGGAGAAGATGTTCTTCTTACTCTCAGACATTATAAACTGACAGATGAATTCGGCAAACTTATGGTTTCCAGCGGTTGGCATACTCATTTGGATATTCTCGTTTCCAAACTTTATAAGGAATCGGTTCCTAAGTTCTGGCAAACATTTACGCAGCATGAAATTACTTACGGCGAAAAGCTGAAGTCTATCGCTAAGAAGTAA
- a CDS encoding ArsR/SmtB family transcription factor, whose amino-acid sequence MQALDAIADPTRRKILELLFEGEMGAGEIAGHFDISAAAISQHLKVLKECNLIQVRVDGQRRIHSLDYKGWKEIQDWIDRAKTFWEGKLDLLEKELKANKMRKGRR is encoded by the coding sequence ATGCAGGCTTTAGATGCGATTGCGGACCCGACCAGACGCAAAATTTTAGAACTTTTATTTGAAGGTGAAATGGGAGCAGGAGAAATTGCGGGACATTTTGATATAAGTGCCGCTGCGATCTCCCAACACCTTAAGGTTTTAAAAGAATGTAATCTGATCCAGGTGAGAGTGGACGGCCAAAGAAGGATTCACTCCTTGGATTACAAAGGTTGGAAAGAGATCCAAGACTGGATCGATAGAGCGAAAACTTTCTGGGAAGGAAAACTAGATCTTCTGGAAAAAGAATTGAAAGCCAATAAAATGAGAAAGGGGAGAAGATAG
- a CDS encoding flagellin, with protein sequence MIINHNLSAVNSHRSLKFNELAVDKTMKALSSGMRINSAGDDASGLAVSEKLRTQINGLRQAERNTEDGMSFIQTAEGFLQQSSDIIQRIRVLAIQTSNGIYSPEDRQLVQVEVSALVDEVDRIASQAEFNRFKLFEGDFARGSKRASMWFHMGPNQNQRERFFIGTMTSRALKLTKADGRPIAVSSPGEANEVIGLADAALGKIMKQRADMGAYFNRLEHSAKGLMAAYENMQASESRIRDADMAEEMVALTTKQILVQSGTAMLVQANLKPNSVLKLLQM encoded by the coding sequence ATGATTATCAATCACAACCTGAGTGCGGTGAATTCTCACCGCTCTCTGAAGTTCAACGAGCTAGCTGTGGATAAAACCATGAAAGCTTTGTCTTCCGGCATGCGGATCAATTCTGCCGGCGACGATGCTTCGGGTTTGGCTGTCTCCGAAAAACTCAGAACGCAGATCAACGGACTGAGGCAAGCGGAGAGAAATACGGAAGACGGGATGAGTTTCATCCAGACTGCGGAAGGATTCCTTCAACAGTCTTCGGATATCATCCAAAGAATCCGGGTTTTGGCCATCCAAACCTCGAATGGGATTTACAGCCCCGAAGACAGACAATTGGTTCAGGTGGAAGTTTCCGCCCTTGTCGACGAAGTGGATCGTATTGCCTCTCAAGCAGAGTTCAATAGATTCAAATTGTTCGAAGGAGACTTCGCTAGAGGTTCCAAAAGAGCTTCTATGTGGTTCCATATGGGACCGAACCAGAACCAAAGGGAAAGGTTCTTCATTGGAACTATGACTTCCCGAGCTTTAAAGCTTACCAAGGCAGATGGTAGACCGATTGCGGTCTCTTCTCCTGGGGAAGCGAATGAAGTAATCGGCTTAGCCGATGCTGCGCTCGGAAAGATCATGAAGCAGAGGGCGGATATGGGAGCTTATTTTAATAGGCTGGAACATTCCGCAAAAGGTCTCATGGCGGCATATGAAAATATGCAAGCCTCTGAGTCCAGAATTCGTGACGCCGATATGGCGGAGGAGATGGTTGCTCTAACTACTAAACAAATACTCGTGCAGAGTGGTACGGCGATGTTAGTGCAAGCAAACCTAAAACCGAATTCGGTCCTCAAACTTCTACAAATGTAG
- a CDS encoding flagellin — protein MIINHNLAAINSHRVLKFQNNEVAKNMEALSSGMRINRAGDDASGLAVSEKMRTQVKGLRQAERNTEDGMSLIQTTEGYLQETNDIIQRVRVLAIQSSNGIYGAEDRQMIQVEVSQLIDEIDRISSQAEFNKMALLQGDFARGSRTASMWFHIGPNQHQRERVYIATMTAKALNLIKSDGTLLTLSTAELSNEAIGFLDDALMKINKQRANLGAYYNRLEHASKGLMVAYENIQASESRIRDADMAEETVAFTKNQILVQSGTAMLAQANVRPQSVLQLLR, from the coding sequence ATGATCATTAACCATAACTTAGCCGCGATTAACTCCCACCGCGTTCTGAAGTTCCAGAACAACGAAGTGGCGAAAAACATGGAGGCACTTTCTTCTGGTATGCGTATCAACCGCGCCGGGGATGATGCATCCGGTCTAGCCGTTTCCGAGAAAATGAGAACTCAGGTGAAAGGACTTCGCCAAGCGGAGAGAAACACTGAGGACGGCATGTCCCTGATCCAAACAACTGAAGGATATCTGCAGGAAACTAATGATATCATCCAGAGGGTCCGTGTACTTGCTATCCAATCTTCCAACGGAATCTACGGTGCAGAAGACCGTCAGATGATCCAAGTAGAAGTTTCTCAGCTCATAGACGAAATTGATCGCATTTCCTCCCAAGCAGAGTTCAACAAGATGGCATTGCTCCAAGGCGATTTCGCTCGTGGATCAAGAACCGCTTCTATGTGGTTCCACATCGGACCGAACCAGCACCAGAGGGAACGTGTTTATATCGCAACTATGACCGCTAAGGCTCTGAATTTGATCAAGTCTGACGGAACACTTTTGACTCTTTCTACTGCGGAACTTTCAAACGAAGCAATCGGCTTTCTTGACGATGCTTTAATGAAAATCAACAAACAAAGAGCAAATCTTGGAGCTTACTATAACCGTTTAGAGCATGCATCTAAAGGCCTAATGGTAGCTTACGAGAACATCCAAGCTTCAGAGTCGAGAATCAGGGACGCGGATATGGCAGAGGAAACTGTTGCATTTACCAAGAACCAAATTTTGGTTCAATCGGGAACTGCAATGTTAGCACAAGCTAACGTAAGACCTCAGTCTGTCCTCCAGTTACTTAGGTAA
- the pdhA gene encoding pyruvate dehydrogenase (acetyl-transferring) E1 component subunit alpha, translating to MSQPKTKKETEDLLELYRQMLLIRRFEEASAKAYSMGKIGGFCHLYIGQEAVGVGAISALEQKDYIVSTYRDHGHALARGLEPKSLMAELYGKKTGIVSGNGGSMHFFDKKKNFMGGHGIVGGHISLAAGIAYASKYREDGAVTLCFFGEGAANIGSFHEGMNLAAIWKLPLVMICENNHYAMGTPEYRALSVKDVSVRAAAYDIARDHIEGDEVRKVREHVRVAVERARRGEGPTLMEISTYRFRGHSMSDPAKYRTKEELEKYKQGDPLIKAEKDLLSAGWAQEELTKMDETILKTVEEAVDFAEKSEEPPLGWLYKHVYAENV from the coding sequence ATGAGCCAACCTAAAACAAAAAAAGAAACAGAAGATCTATTAGAATTATACAGACAAATGCTTTTGATCCGCCGCTTCGAAGAAGCTTCCGCAAAAGCGTACAGCATGGGTAAAATCGGCGGCTTCTGCCATTTATACATCGGTCAAGAGGCTGTGGGTGTCGGAGCAATCTCTGCTCTAGAACAAAAAGATTATATAGTCTCCACCTATAGGGATCACGGCCACGCACTCGCAAGAGGCCTAGAACCCAAGTCTCTCATGGCGGAATTATACGGCAAAAAAACTGGGATCGTATCCGGTAACGGAGGCTCCATGCACTTCTTCGATAAAAAGAAAAACTTCATGGGAGGACACGGGATCGTAGGCGGACATATCTCTCTTGCAGCAGGTATCGCATATGCATCCAAGTACCGCGAAGACGGCGCAGTTACATTATGTTTTTTTGGAGAAGGTGCAGCCAACATCGGCTCTTTTCACGAAGGTATGAATTTGGCCGCCATCTGGAAACTTCCCTTAGTGATGATCTGCGAGAACAATCATTATGCAATGGGAACTCCAGAGTATAGAGCTCTTTCAGTCAAAGATGTTTCAGTAAGAGCGGCCGCCTACGATATCGCAAGAGATCATATAGAAGGCGACGAGGTTCGAAAAGTTAGAGAACACGTAAGAGTTGCTGTGGAAAGAGCAAGAAGAGGAGAAGGCCCTACCCTCATGGAAATCTCCACATACAGGTTCAGAGGACACTCCATGTCCGACCCTGCAAAATATAGAACCAAAGAAGAATTAGAAAAATATAAACAAGGCGACCCACTTATCAAAGCCGAAAAGGATTTACTCTCCGCAGGTTGGGCCCAAGAAGAATTGACCAAGATGGACGAAACCATTCTCAAAACCGTAGAAGAGGCAGTAGACTTCGCCGAAAAAAGTGAAGAGCCCCCTCTTGGCTGGCTATACAAGCATGTTTATGCGGAGAACGTATAA
- a CDS encoding pyruvate dehydrogenase complex E1 component subunit beta — MAVLTYREALNRAMTEEMEKDPNIFLMGEEVGHYEGAYKVSQGMLAKFGEKRIIDTPISENGFAGVGIGAAMVGLRPIIEFMTWNFSLVAIDQIINSAAKMNYMSAGQFPIPIVFRGAGGAGGRLAAQHSQSFESWYAHIPGLKVLAPYTPSDAYGLLKTSIRDNNPTIFIESEVLYGSKGEVPEGEFLIPMGKSDIKREGTQLTIISWSRALMYVLPAAEKLAKEGISVEVLDLRSIRPLDEEGILASVRKTNKVLIVEEGWNVAGFGAQVAYLIQKEAFDYLDSPVERITQEDVPMPYAANLERSSLPSEEKIIKKVRDMIK; from the coding sequence ATGGCAGTCCTCACATATAGAGAAGCACTCAATCGAGCCATGACGGAAGAGATGGAGAAGGATCCGAATATCTTTCTCATGGGAGAAGAAGTAGGACATTACGAAGGGGCTTATAAAGTTTCCCAAGGAATGCTCGCAAAGTTCGGAGAAAAAAGAATAATAGATACTCCTATTTCAGAGAACGGATTTGCGGGAGTCGGGATCGGCGCCGCAATGGTGGGACTTAGACCGATCATTGAATTTATGACCTGGAACTTTTCACTTGTTGCAATCGATCAGATCATCAACTCAGCAGCCAAAATGAATTATATGAGCGCGGGACAATTCCCGATCCCAATCGTTTTCAGAGGTGCGGGTGGCGCCGGCGGAAGACTTGCTGCCCAACATTCCCAATCATTTGAAAGTTGGTACGCACATATTCCTGGACTCAAAGTGCTAGCGCCCTACACTCCCTCGGATGCCTACGGACTATTAAAAACTTCCATCCGAGACAATAATCCAACCATCTTCATAGAGAGCGAAGTACTGTACGGCTCAAAAGGAGAAGTTCCGGAAGGTGAATTCTTGATCCCGATGGGAAAATCGGATATCAAAAGAGAAGGAACACAACTCACTATCATCAGTTGGTCCAGAGCTCTTATGTATGTTCTGCCCGCGGCGGAAAAACTGGCAAAAGAAGGAATTTCAGTAGAAGTTTTAGATCTAAGAAGTATAAGACCTTTAGATGAGGAAGGGATTTTGGCTTCCGTCAGAAAAACAAACAAAGTTTTGATAGTGGAAGAAGGCTGGAATGTGGCAGGATTCGGAGCACAAGTCGCTTATTTGATCCAAAAAGAGGCGTTCGATTATCTAGATTCTCCGGTAGAAAGGATAACACAGGAAGATGTGCCCATGCCTTATGCTGCGAATCTGGAAAGATCCTCGCTTCCCAGCGAGGAAAAAATAATCAAAAAAGTAAGAGATATGATTAAGTAA
- a CDS encoding pyruvate dehydrogenase complex dihydrolipoamide acetyltransferase, whose amino-acid sequence MAKISEMTQLSPTMSEGVLVKWLKKKGDSVAPGEILAEVETDKAVMEMEAFDSGVILEILAQEGAKLPVGAPVAIIGKAGEDITSLLSEAKSRSSASGASSQAAAPLAAQSSSPSPNPAPKKTEIVVTSTTPEPEEEEASSTKESPVTRGLSPGALEGRVKASPLAKRLAQESGIDLSKIRGSGPDGRIIKRDIENGISAFSSSGTSPFAGEHIQEEKLPISGMRKTIASRLVHSKTHQPHFYLDMEIDADALVQLRENFNSDLKESGEEIKLSINDFIIRASALALLKVPEVNSSWREDHILKHGRVDIGVAVSIEGGLITPYVRNADKRSVLEIGRTVKELASRARERKLKPEEFSDGTFTVSNLGMFGVNRFAAVINEPEAAILAVGNVVSKPVIKNGNIVPGKTLSVCLSCDHRVVDGAVGAGWLEVFRNFLEHPLRLLA is encoded by the coding sequence ATGGCAAAAATTTCCGAAATGACCCAACTTTCCCCGACCATGTCGGAAGGTGTTTTGGTAAAATGGCTAAAGAAGAAAGGCGATTCTGTCGCTCCCGGAGAAATATTAGCCGAGGTAGAAACCGACAAAGCGGTCATGGAAATGGAAGCCTTCGATTCCGGAGTAATCCTTGAAATTTTGGCCCAGGAAGGCGCCAAACTCCCTGTGGGAGCCCCGGTGGCCATCATCGGAAAAGCGGGAGAAGATATCACTTCCCTACTTTCCGAAGCAAAATCCAGGTCTTCAGCTTCGGGAGCGTCTTCCCAAGCTGCGGCTCCTTTGGCCGCCCAGAGTTCTTCACCTTCCCCGAACCCGGCGCCTAAAAAAACTGAAATTGTAGTCACTTCGACAACCCCGGAACCAGAGGAAGAAGAAGCCTCCTCAACGAAAGAAAGCCCGGTTACCAGGGGCCTTTCTCCTGGAGCTCTGGAAGGAAGAGTCAAGGCTTCCCCTCTTGCCAAAAGACTCGCGCAAGAGAGTGGAATTGATCTTTCTAAGATCAGAGGAAGCGGACCGGACGGTAGGATTATAAAAAGGGATATTGAAAATGGGATCTCCGCATTTTCGTCTAGCGGAACTTCACCATTTGCAGGTGAGCATATCCAAGAAGAGAAACTTCCGATCTCAGGAATGAGAAAAACAATCGCTTCTAGATTGGTCCATTCCAAAACCCACCAGCCTCATTTCTATTTGGATATGGAGATCGATGCGGATGCTCTCGTTCAATTGAGGGAAAATTTCAACTCCGACCTAAAGGAATCAGGAGAAGAGATCAAACTTAGTATCAATGATTTTATCATCAGAGCTTCCGCTCTTGCGCTCCTAAAAGTTCCCGAAGTTAATTCTTCCTGGAGAGAAGATCATATCCTAAAGCATGGAAGAGTGGATATAGGCGTGGCAGTTTCTATCGAAGGTGGACTCATCACTCCTTATGTTAGGAATGCAGACAAAAGGTCCGTTTTGGAAATCGGTAGGACGGTAAAAGAGCTTGCTTCCCGTGCAAGGGAACGAAAACTCAAACCGGAAGAGTTTTCAGACGGAACCTTCACTGTTTCCAATTTGGGAATGTTCGGTGTAAATCGTTTTGCTGCGGTAATCAACGAACCGGAAGCCGCAATCCTAGCGGTAGGAAACGTGGTATCTAAACCCGTAATCAAAAACGGAAATATAGTCCCCGGAAAAACTCTTTCAGTCTGTCTATCCTGCGATCATAGAGTGGTAGACGGTGCGGTGGGAGCCGGTTGGTTGGAAGTGTTTCGAAATTTTCTGGAACATCCTCTTCGGTTACTTGCCTGA